A single Arachidicoccus sp. BS20 DNA region contains:
- a CDS encoding RagB/SusD family nutrient uptake outer membrane protein: MRYKYFFAVLLIIGIASCKKELNTTPTAFITPVNYYETADELQTALNGVYDELGSAGLYAVYYGWTLNISTDESCTRATGVPSEAYYTYNASDAAVTTFWQSCYFGIARANLLLANINKPDMDSTARNVIEGQALFLRGYYYFLLTSNFGDVPLILEPTSSLTNVNIARTPIKQVYAQILTDMTTAEGLLQTQQADSIGYGGKISQTAVDGILARVCLTMAGYPLNDVSKYKDALTWATKVVNSGQHALNPDYAQIFQNLEEDKYDVKECIWEVEFYGNNIGSAEGGNVLGNYAGIQCADPNIGNSAGWTTVSKKLFDSYGIDSASKTTPQASFDLRRDWNCANYNYGSSVPATKTTVTNPWLMNAGKFRREYEVVTPKAKNTTPCNYPLLRYSDVLLMQAEAENQVNGPDALAYGDINQVRRRGWGILNGNKVKSIAVTNGGSGYTSAPTVTITGGGGSGATATATVANGIVTSIIITNSGNISTGPYYTSAPTVTLSGGGGTGATAIATITSGTDADLTPGLSKTEFQQAIRDERARELCFENLRRSDLIRWGNFINDMKDFLAYALANGVPNLTGGQPGATGPAVAAYNISARNLLLPIPQYELSLNNLLTQNTGY; this comes from the coding sequence ATGAGATACAAATATTTTTTCGCTGTATTGTTGATTATCGGTATAGCTTCCTGTAAAAAAGAATTAAATACTACGCCCACGGCTTTTATTACGCCTGTAAATTATTATGAAACTGCGGACGAGTTGCAAACTGCGCTCAATGGCGTATATGATGAATTAGGCAGCGCCGGGTTGTACGCAGTTTATTACGGATGGACGTTGAATATAAGTACTGACGAAAGCTGTACAAGAGCAACAGGCGTTCCGTCCGAAGCTTACTATACATACAATGCGAGCGATGCAGCCGTTACTACTTTCTGGCAAAGCTGCTATTTCGGAATTGCGCGCGCCAATCTGTTATTAGCCAATATCAACAAGCCGGATATGGATTCAACGGCAAGAAACGTGATTGAAGGTCAGGCTTTATTCCTGAGAGGATATTATTATTTTCTGCTGACAAGCAATTTCGGCGATGTGCCTTTAATACTTGAGCCAACGTCTTCCTTGACAAATGTAAACATTGCTCGTACACCCATTAAACAAGTTTATGCGCAGATATTGACCGATATGACTACGGCGGAAGGATTATTGCAAACCCAACAGGCAGATTCAATTGGTTATGGCGGTAAAATTTCTCAAACTGCTGTTGACGGCATATTAGCCCGTGTGTGCCTTACTATGGCTGGTTATCCTTTGAATGATGTTTCCAAATACAAAGACGCTTTAACCTGGGCTACCAAAGTTGTGAACTCCGGGCAGCATGCACTTAATCCTGATTACGCACAAATTTTCCAAAACCTTGAAGAAGATAAATATGATGTAAAAGAGTGTATTTGGGAAGTAGAGTTTTATGGCAATAATATCGGAAGCGCCGAAGGCGGCAATGTTTTAGGTAATTACGCCGGCATTCAGTGTGCCGACCCGAATATCGGAAACTCTGCCGGATGGACTACGGTTAGTAAAAAATTATTTGATTCTTATGGAATTGATTCAGCGAGCAAGACTACGCCGCAGGCATCATTTGATTTGCGCAGGGATTGGAATTGCGCCAATTATAATTACGGCAGTTCCGTACCCGCTACAAAAACTACGGTTACAAACCCTTGGTTAATGAATGCCGGTAAGTTTAGAAGAGAATACGAAGTGGTAACACCCAAAGCCAAAAACACTACGCCATGCAATTATCCGCTGCTGCGTTATTCCGATGTATTGCTGATGCAGGCGGAAGCAGAGAATCAGGTAAACGGCCCCGACGCGCTTGCTTATGGTGACATTAACCAAGTGAGAAGACGAGGCTGGGGAATTTTAAATGGAAACAAAGTAAAATCAATTGCTGTAACCAACGGCGGCTCCGGTTATACATCTGCCCCAACCGTAACTATTACAGGCGGCGGTGGTTCAGGAGCCACTGCAACTGCTACGGTTGCAAATGGCATTGTTACTTCCATAATAATTACTAATTCGGGAAATATATCAACCGGTCCATATTATACCTCCGCACCCACAGTTACACTCAGCGGGGGCGGTGGCACAGGCGCAACAGCTATTGCAACAATAACCTCAGGTACCGATGCAGATTTAACACCCGGACTTTCCAAAACGGAATTTCAACAAGCTATCCGCGATGAACGGGCAAGAGAACTGTGTTTTGAAAATTTAAGACGTTCCGATTTAATCCGGTGGGGCAATTTTATCAACGACATGAAAGATTTTCTGGCTTATGCTTTAGCCAACGGTGTTCCTAATTTAACCGGCGGGCAGCCCGGTGCAACAGGTCCCGCTGTAGCTGCATATAACATAAGTGCAAGAAACCTGCTGCTTCCTATACCGCAGTATGAATTGTCTTTGAACAATCTTTTAACTCAGAATACAGGATACTAA
- a CDS encoding glycosyl hydrolase family 95 catalytic domain-containing protein: MQKHFSFIFFLFLFLQANAQNIDWQKFLSRNDMSFDTLTTKWGEGVFTGNGLLGDMIYMKDTNSLRIEIGRTDVADHRNDTTVSELYTKARLPIGYFLLKPVGKIIKNTARLNLWNAEATGVVETDKGKIFWRSLSVAKENVVIFQTKTEGDENNFSWDWVAEKSISPRFSFHPIKNFPANPENKTGKQNSINYSLQPMLAGGDYTTAWETFSDNQNAKTTFITVAYDTSHSSLQQAVSAVNTASHKDFGKIISAHQAWWHQYYQKSFLSLPDAKAESFYWIQLYKIASATRSNTLPIDLMGPWFAPTPWPAYWNNLNTELTYSPMFNSNHLEMVEPFIKNIDKNFQHLINNAPQQYRYNAAAIARSSSLDMISPLKVFKEYDSTASPSELELGDLTWLLYYYWQYYSYSKDETIAQNLLPVLKRSVNYFIDVMHKEADGKYHLPKTYSPEYPDGITRDCNYALSLFRWGCETLLNIAPNDSLANTWKDVMQSLTPYPADSTGLRIGRDVAFAQSHRHYSHLLMIYPLHLLNWDNENERSLIAKSLEHWHSLKGAFQGYSFTGGASIYATMGKGDEALNYLNELFSRYVKPNTLYLESGPVIETPLAAATSLQELLLQSRNGKIRVFPAVPMSWQNVSFENMRTDGAFLISAVRKSGKTKWLKIESLAGGKCTFVTDMKGNLQTKSKQAVTLAYKGYDTYQVGLRKGQTVIIYSNENDLKIPVEPVLQNDGQNSWGTKSASSKVSNNN; this comes from the coding sequence ATGCAAAAACACTTTTCCTTTATATTTTTTCTGTTTCTGTTTCTTCAAGCGAATGCTCAAAATATTGACTGGCAAAAGTTTCTTTCGCGTAACGATATGTCGTTTGATACGCTTACTACAAAGTGGGGGGAAGGAGTTTTTACAGGCAATGGTTTGCTCGGCGATATGATTTATATGAAAGATACTAACTCGTTGCGCATTGAAATTGGAAGAACCGATGTTGCAGACCATCGAAACGATACAACAGTTTCTGAACTCTATACAAAAGCTCGTTTGCCAATCGGGTATTTTTTATTAAAACCTGTTGGGAAAATTATAAAAAACACGGCACGGTTAAATCTCTGGAACGCAGAAGCGACGGGTGTTGTAGAAACGGACAAAGGAAAAATATTTTGGCGGAGCCTTTCCGTCGCGAAAGAAAATGTCGTTATTTTTCAAACAAAAACCGAAGGCGACGAAAATAACTTTTCATGGGACTGGGTGGCGGAAAAATCCATCAGTCCGCGATTCAGTTTTCATCCCATAAAAAATTTCCCTGCCAATCCCGAAAATAAAACCGGTAAACAAAATAGCATCAATTATTCTTTGCAACCAATGCTTGCCGGCGGCGATTATACGACTGCATGGGAAACATTCTCCGACAACCAAAATGCAAAAACAACTTTTATTACGGTCGCTTACGACACCTCACATTCATCTTTGCAACAGGCTGTAAGTGCCGTAAACACTGCATCTCATAAAGATTTTGGAAAAATAATTTCTGCACACCAAGCATGGTGGCATCAATATTATCAAAAAAGTTTTTTGTCTTTACCCGATGCGAAAGCCGAGAGCTTTTACTGGATTCAGTTATACAAAATAGCATCCGCCACGCGCAGCAATACTTTACCGATTGATTTGATGGGACCTTGGTTTGCGCCCACGCCATGGCCCGCATATTGGAACAATTTAAACACCGAGCTTACTTATTCGCCGATGTTTAATTCGAATCATTTGGAAATGGTTGAGCCATTCATTAAAAACATTGATAAGAATTTTCAGCATTTAATCAATAATGCGCCACAGCAATATCGCTACAACGCAGCAGCCATCGCACGTTCGAGCAGTTTGGATATGATTTCGCCGCTGAAAGTTTTTAAAGAATATGATTCGACTGCATCGCCGAGCGAACTGGAACTTGGCGATTTAACCTGGCTCTTGTATTATTACTGGCAGTATTATTCTTATTCAAAGGATGAAACCATTGCGCAAAATTTATTACCGGTTCTCAAGCGCAGCGTTAATTATTTTATCGATGTAATGCACAAAGAAGCTGACGGGAAATATCATCTTCCAAAAACATATTCGCCTGAATATCCCGATGGTATTACGCGAGATTGCAATTATGCTTTGTCGCTGTTTCGCTGGGGCTGTGAAACATTATTGAACATTGCGCCGAACGATAGTCTTGCAAATACATGGAAAGATGTTATGCAAAGTCTTACGCCGTATCCCGCGGACAGCACGGGGTTGCGCATCGGACGCGATGTTGCGTTTGCACAATCGCACAGGCATTATTCGCATTTGCTGATGATTTATCCCTTGCATTTGCTGAATTGGGATAACGAAAACGAGCGCAGTTTAATTGCAAAATCTTTGGAGCACTGGCACAGTTTGAAAGGCGCGTTTCAGGGCTATTCTTTCACGGGCGGCGCGTCCATTTATGCAACTATGGGAAAAGGAGATGAAGCATTAAATTACTTAAACGAATTATTTAGTCGTTATGTAAAACCGAATACTTTGTATCTCGAGAGCGGACCTGTCATTGAAACACCACTGGCTGCCGCAACTTCTTTGCAGGAATTATTGTTGCAAAGCCGGAACGGCAAAATCCGTGTGTTTCCGGCTGTTCCAATGAGCTGGCAGAATGTTTCATTTGAAAATATGAGAACAGACGGCGCGTTTTTAATTTCGGCAGTCCGCAAAAGCGGTAAAACAAAGTGGCTAAAAATCGAAAGTCTTGCGGGGGGGAAATGTACCTTTGTTACAGATATGAAAGGCAATCTTCAAACAAAAAGTAAGCAGGCTGTAACCCTTGCATATAAAGGATACGACACATATCAAGTCGGTTTGAGAAAGGGACAAACAGTAATCATTTATTCAAATGAAAACGATTTAAAAATTCCTGTCGAACCTGTTTTGCAAAACGATGGACAAAATTCTTGGGGAACAAAAAGCGCATCGTCAAAAGTATCGAACAATAATTAG
- a CDS encoding DUF5017 domain-containing protein: MNFKRLIYLTFFSVLLLLEACKKEIHVSSPSADVTIANTQAVQDTFTYKLGDTVRFMITGNAENIAVYTGDAGHNYAYRNRSTVTGAVPELSFTSTLQWGAQSNTLKVLATNSLLSLDSADIVNADWTDITNRATLATSATATNSGIIRLDDIVKNPTDSLMIAFLYTGATGSTQRTWTITNYVVNALLPDSTELPVSTTATANAYWTKFKIDGSSANWTSTTAQLQVVGGNATAPNNTSWIVSQPLYVNQVAPDASVPIKNIGSPDVPEYDYAYAATGTYTATFVIFNSSADDEKTVIKQFNIKVTQ; encoded by the coding sequence ATGAACTTCAAACGACTTATTTATCTAACATTTTTTTCCGTACTTCTCTTATTGGAAGCATGTAAAAAGGAAATTCATGTTTCATCGCCGTCAGCAGATGTAACCATTGCTAATACGCAAGCCGTACAGGATACTTTTACATATAAACTTGGCGATACGGTTCGATTTATGATTACGGGCAATGCAGAAAACATTGCAGTTTATACCGGCGATGCGGGTCATAATTATGCTTATCGAAACCGCTCAACGGTAACGGGAGCTGTTCCTGAATTGTCGTTTACTTCAACCTTACAATGGGGAGCCCAAAGTAATACGTTAAAGGTTCTGGCTACCAATAGTCTGCTTTCCTTAGATTCTGCGGATATTGTGAATGCAGACTGGACAGATATTACAAACAGGGCAACGCTTGCAACGTCAGCTACTGCTACCAATTCAGGCATAATCAGGTTAGACGATATTGTAAAAAATCCCACAGATTCTTTGATGATAGCTTTTCTTTATACAGGCGCTACCGGTTCTACACAACGCACATGGACTATTACCAATTATGTAGTTAATGCTTTGTTACCGGACAGTACCGAACTGCCGGTTTCAACCACAGCAACAGCTAATGCATATTGGACCAAATTTAAAATTGACGGCTCTTCTGCCAACTGGACAAGCACCACCGCTCAATTACAGGTTGTTGGCGGCAATGCAACTGCGCCGAATAATACAAGCTGGATAGTAAGTCAGCCATTATATGTAAACCAGGTTGCACCGGATGCATCTGTTCCGATTAAGAATATCGGTTCGCCGGATGTTCCCGAATATGATTATGCGTATGCTGCCACGGGAACATACACGGCAACATTTGTTATATTCAACAGTTCTGCTGACGATGAGAAAACGGTAATCAAACAGTTCAATATCAAAGTTACGCAGTAA
- a CDS encoding glycoside hydrolase family 2 protein translates to MKFNLRIFLSFFLFSFPIIVNAQQGRQIIPLNNDWQFAKAPDTSKKAARLTGWQQVNIPHTWNKNDMQTVGKFYTGDAYYRKTFSADKAWKNKKVFIRFEGVGQVADVYVNSHFIGEHKGSFAAFCFEIGHMLKFDSVNTITVKVNNTPRKDIIPINNFLFPIYGGIYRPVSLIVTDKLNITTTDYASSGVYISQKNVSEKSADIDVKIKLDNAYRTTKNITFKTALYDETNRLVQQENQQIIVLPQGRQTFDQPIHLQNPHLWNGRKDPYLYKVIAGIYSGDTLLDEVTQPLGVRSFEIVAGKGFYLNGKPYRLYGVCRHQDILGYGNALSNAQHDSDMAMIKEIGATSVRFGHYQQDERVYSDCDSIGFLVWTEIPFVNAVSGQEAYNAEQQMTELIRQNYNHPSIYCWATSNEVYEKTPEDYTSQLIERLNDIAKTEDPDRYSISTNGYGQISRSENFHTDLQGVNRYFGWYEGKMNDLEQWIENAEKNYPDAKIAIAEYGAEANINQQNETDTLTPPQYDGQYFPENYQTKLHEVQWGIIEKHPYLFATYVWNMFDFATPLWNRGGVPGRNMKGLVTFDRKVKKDAFYWYKANWSDEPVLYITGRRDSLRKTVITNVTVYSNISTPELFVNGKKISNPAIGTTKVDYIFNNVRLKKGVNIISAKGFKNNQPYTDEIKWFLK, encoded by the coding sequence ATGAAATTTAATTTAAGAATTTTTCTTTCCTTCTTTCTTTTTTCTTTTCCGATAATTGTAAATGCACAGCAAGGCAGACAGATTATTCCGCTGAACAATGATTGGCAATTTGCAAAAGCACCCGATACATCCAAGAAAGCCGCACGGTTAACGGGCTGGCAACAAGTAAATATTCCGCATACCTGGAACAAAAATGATATGCAAACTGTGGGAAAATTTTATACAGGAGATGCGTATTATAGAAAGACTTTTTCCGCCGATAAAGCATGGAAAAACAAAAAAGTTTTCATTCGTTTTGAAGGCGTGGGGCAAGTGGCGGATGTATATGTAAACAGTCATTTCATCGGCGAACACAAAGGAAGTTTTGCAGCATTTTGTTTTGAAATCGGTCATATGTTGAAGTTTGATTCCGTGAATACAATTACGGTTAAAGTAAACAATACGCCACGCAAAGACATTATCCCCATCAATAATTTTTTGTTTCCGATTTACGGCGGCATTTATCGACCTGTCTCGTTGATTGTTACAGATAAACTCAATATTACAACAACTGATTATGCTTCTTCGGGCGTGTATATTTCACAGAAAAATGTTTCGGAAAAATCGGCAGATATTGATGTAAAAATTAAGCTGGATAATGCTTACCGTACAACAAAAAATATAACATTCAAAACTGCTTTGTATGATGAAACTAATCGTTTGGTTCAACAAGAAAATCAACAAATAATTGTGTTACCGCAAGGACGACAAACTTTTGACCAGCCCATTCATTTGCAAAATCCGCATTTGTGGAACGGAAGAAAAGACCCGTATTTGTATAAAGTAATTGCAGGCATTTACAGTGGCGATACTTTGCTTGACGAAGTGACGCAACCGCTTGGTGTGCGCAGCTTTGAGATAGTTGCCGGAAAAGGTTTTTATCTTAACGGAAAGCCTTATCGTTTGTACGGCGTGTGCCGTCATCAGGATATTTTGGGTTACGGAAATGCGCTCAGCAATGCGCAGCACGACAGCGACATGGCAATGATAAAAGAGATTGGCGCCACTTCCGTTCGCTTCGGACATTATCAGCAAGACGAGCGTGTGTACAGCGATTGCGACAGCATCGGTTTTCTCGTATGGACAGAAATTCCTTTTGTAAACGCCGTTTCGGGACAAGAGGCTTATAATGCCGAACAACAAATGACCGAATTGATAAGACAGAATTATAATCATCCTTCAATTTATTGCTGGGCAACATCGAATGAAGTGTATGAAAAAACGCCGGAAGATTATACTTCTCAACTCATCGAACGGTTAAATGATATTGCAAAAACAGAAGACCCTGACAGATATTCAATAAGTACCAATGGTTATGGACAAATCAGTCGTTCAGAAAATTTTCATACCGATTTGCAAGGCGTGAACAGGTATTTCGGTTGGTACGAAGGGAAGATGAATGATTTGGAACAATGGATTGAGAATGCAGAAAAAAATTATCCGGATGCAAAAATTGCGATTGCAGAATATGGTGCAGAAGCCAACATTAATCAACAAAATGAAACAGACACCTTAACGCCGCCGCAATATGACGGACAATATTTTCCCGAAAACTATCAGACAAAATTACACGAAGTGCAATGGGGAATTATTGAAAAACATCCTTACTTGTTTGCAACATACGTTTGGAATATGTTTGACTTTGCTACACCTTTATGGAATCGAGGCGGTGTGCCTGGACGGAACATGAAAGGCTTGGTTACATTCGACAGAAAAGTGAAAAAAGATGCGTTCTATTGGTACAAAGCCAACTGGAGCGACGAACCTGTTTTATACATTACAGGCAGAAGAGATTCGCTGCGCAAAACTGTAATCACAAATGTTACGGTTTATTCCAACATCTCCACGCCGGAACTTTTTGTGAATGGAAAGAAGATTTCAAACCCCGCAATAGGCACAACCAAAGTGGATTATATTTTCAATAATGTCCGTTTGAAAAAAGGCGTAAACATTATATCTGCAAAAGGGTTTAAAAACAATCAACCTTATACGGATGAAATAAAATGGTTCTTAAAATAA
- a CDS encoding glycoside hydrolase family 16 protein, translating to MKIRGGILAIMFLVINAGQVKSQIKRQLIWSDEFNYTGLPDSTKWGYEKGLVRNHEPQYYTIGRTENCSVENGCLVIEARKENYKDSKYTSASITTQGKASFQYGRIEMRAKVPKGLGSWSAFWMLGVNHGRIKWPDCGEIDIMEYVGKDSSKVYGTLHYANRLGEYEHQGAQPIVGAPYDGFHIYAVERNKDNICFYYDSIKYLAVDLTKVDKKARKILDGKFYLLINLALGRPGTLGGKLSDGILPLKYYIDYVRVYK from the coding sequence ATGAAAATAAGAGGCGGTATTTTAGCAATCATGTTTTTGGTAATAAATGCAGGACAGGTCAAATCTCAAATTAAAAGACAGTTGATATGGTCAGACGAATTTAATTACACTGGATTGCCGGACAGTACAAAGTGGGGCTATGAAAAAGGCTTGGTAAGAAACCATGAACCGCAATATTATACAATCGGAAGAACGGAAAATTGCAGTGTCGAAAATGGTTGTCTTGTAATTGAAGCAAGAAAAGAAAACTACAAAGATTCAAAATATACTTCTGCAAGTATAACAACACAAGGCAAGGCATCTTTTCAATATGGAAGAATTGAAATGCGGGCAAAAGTTCCGAAAGGTCTTGGAAGCTGGTCGGCATTCTGGATGTTGGGTGTAAATCATGGAAGAATAAAATGGCCCGACTGCGGAGAAATTGACATCATGGAATATGTAGGTAAAGATTCTTCCAAAGTATATGGAACTTTGCATTATGCCAATCGTCTTGGAGAGTATGAACATCAAGGCGCGCAACCTATTGTGGGCGCGCCGTATGATGGATTCCATATTTATGCCGTTGAAAGAAATAAAGACAACATCTGTTTTTATTACGACAGCATCAAATATCTTGCAGTTGATTTAACTAAGGTCGATAAAAAAGCAAGAAAGATTCTCGATGGAAAGTTTTATCTATTGATTAATTTAGCGTTGGGCAGACCCGGAACGCTGGGCGGGAAGCTGAGCGACGGCATATTGCCTTTAAAATATTACATTGATTACGTCAGAGTCTATAAATGA